The following proteins are co-located in the Flammeovirga kamogawensis genome:
- a CDS encoding MltF family protein yields MDYKQKITTLFYILFIFLFSCSTPKSAEQNTEKEVIETEALDTLVFSNKDLPEIKERGHLKALTAYSSTSYFIYKGQSMGYEYELLKKLSEDLNLDLKLHVIKNIDSLSLSLKDGTGDLIAYGLAITKDRQENIDFTTPLMQVKQVLIQKKPSNWRKIPKHKTDAQLIRNVVDLADKEVHVRENTPYHLRLNNLETETGENINIVFADKNTSTEELIRKVSIGEIPYTVADENIAKVNSTYYSNIDYETAMSFPQRIAWATRKQSPELRKVVSHWLDSMKNTTDFYVIYNKYFKNVRAQHKRFDSKYFSSVEHRGLLSKYDEIIKENAKAIDWDWLLLSSLIYQESKFEPHAKSWVGAVGLMQLMPATAKQYGAHNPRDPRQNIRAGSKYLKWLDGFWKEIEDPNERLKFVLASYNTGQGHVQDAQRLAKKYKHDPTIWDGNVEKYLLLKSRKSYYRDEVVRFGYARGSEPVHYVQSILARYKSYDELLRNN; encoded by the coding sequence ATGGATTACAAGCAAAAAATTACAACGCTGTTCTATATACTTTTTATTTTTCTTTTCTCATGTTCTACACCCAAAAGTGCCGAACAAAATACCGAAAAGGAAGTGATAGAAACTGAAGCTTTAGACACTTTAGTTTTTAGTAATAAAGACCTTCCTGAAATTAAAGAAAGAGGACATTTAAAAGCACTTACTGCATACAGTTCTACATCGTACTTTATTTATAAAGGGCAATCTATGGGCTATGAGTATGAGCTACTTAAGAAACTTTCTGAAGATTTAAACTTAGATTTAAAACTACATGTTATTAAAAATATTGATAGTTTAAGTTTAAGTCTAAAAGATGGTACTGGCGATTTAATTGCCTATGGATTAGCTATCACAAAAGATCGACAAGAAAATATCGATTTCACCACTCCTTTAATGCAAGTGAAACAGGTTTTAATTCAGAAAAAACCAAGTAACTGGAGAAAAATCCCTAAGCACAAAACTGATGCTCAGCTGATCAGAAATGTAGTTGATTTAGCAGATAAGGAAGTACATGTTAGAGAAAACACACCCTATCATTTAAGGTTAAATAACCTCGAAACTGAAACTGGAGAGAATATTAATATTGTTTTTGCAGATAAAAACACATCCACAGAAGAATTAATTAGAAAAGTTTCTATTGGTGAAATCCCATATACTGTTGCTGATGAAAATATAGCAAAAGTAAACAGTACCTACTATAGCAATATTGATTATGAAACAGCAATGAGTTTTCCTCAAAGAATTGCTTGGGCTACTCGAAAACAATCTCCTGAATTAAGAAAAGTGGTTTCTCATTGGCTAGATAGCATGAAAAACACAACAGATTTTTATGTCATCTACAATAAATATTTCAAAAATGTTAGAGCACAACACAAACGTTTTGACAGTAAATATTTCAGTTCTGTAGAACATAGAGGATTACTTTCTAAATACGATGAAATCATTAAAGAAAATGCAAAAGCGATAGATTGGGATTGGTTACTTCTTTCTTCACTTATCTATCAAGAATCAAAATTTGAACCTCATGCAAAATCTTGGGTTGGTGCTGTAGGATTGATGCAATTAATGCCAGCAACTGCCAAACAATATGGTGCACATAACCCTAGAGATCCTAGACAAAATATTCGTGCAGGTTCTAAATATCTAAAATGGCTTGATGGTTTCTGGAAGGAAATTGAAGATCCAAACGAACGTCTTAAATTTGTATTAGCATCTTATAATACTGGCCAAGGGCATGTACAAGATGCTCAAAGACTTGCAAAAAAATACAAGCACGATCCTACTATTTGGGACGGTAATGTAGAGAAATACTTACTTCTAAAAAGTAGAAAATCTTATTATAGAGATGAAGTAGTTCGCTTTGGCTATGCCAGAGGAAGTGAACCAGTGCACTACGTACAGAGTATTTTAGCGAGATATAAAAGTTATGATGAATTGTTAAGAAATAATTAA
- a CDS encoding alpha-ketoacid dehydrogenase subunit alpha/beta, which translates to MTTKQISDYIFNKEEVLNDLRIAIESRHASLIGRKEVFMGKAKFGIFGDGKEVPQLAMAKFFQNGDFRSGYYRDQTFMFAIGGLSIQEFYAQLYAHTDVKAEPSSAGRCMNGHFSTRSLNDDGSWKNLTEQKNSSSDISCTAGQMPRLVGLAYASKLYRENKELGASEVAKNFSINGNEVAFGTIGNASSAEGMFFEAINAAGVLNIPMITSIWDDGYGISVPNEYQMTKNNVSDVLKGFQKEKDTNGLEIFTVNAWDYPALVNTYRKAVELARKNHTPALIHVQEVTQPQGHSTSGSHERYKSAERLQWEDDFDCIKKMKEWVIKEGFATQEEIDRIDAESLEKVKGERKAAWDAFKLSMKVDFDDAVELMARACKSAPENNEILRLSKQLKKTINPIRKDAISVIRHTLRELRFSNVPVKSDMSSWLEKVREENYERYSSYLYSESDEAALKITPIAPIYTPNSPMVDGREIMQSNFDQMFAKDQRVFAIGEDVGKIGDVNQGFAGLQEKYSESRITDTGIRETTILGQGIGAALRGLRPIIEIQYLDYIYYALTTLSDDLACLQYRTKGGQKAPVIIRTRGHRLEGVWHSGSPIAALLNSLRGINFLVPRNMTRAAGFYNTMLKSDEPALIIECLNGYRLKEKMPENLSDVCTPLGIPEVIRIGTDITIVTYGSMCRIVMEAAEQLAKVGISMEVIDVQTLLPFDINEMIKESIKKTNRVIFADEDMPGGTTGYLMQQVIDKQKAFEYLDSQPVCIAAMPHRPAYSTDGDYFSKPNADDVFETAYAMMAEVDPESFPNLF; encoded by the coding sequence ATGACAACGAAGCAAATCTCAGATTATATATTCAATAAAGAAGAAGTTTTAAACGACTTAAGAATAGCAATTGAAAGTAGGCATGCGAGTTTAATTGGTAGAAAAGAGGTCTTTATGGGTAAAGCCAAATTTGGTATTTTTGGCGATGGCAAAGAAGTTCCTCAATTGGCTATGGCTAAATTCTTTCAAAATGGAGATTTTAGATCAGGATATTACCGTGATCAAACGTTTATGTTTGCAATTGGTGGTTTATCAATTCAAGAATTTTACGCTCAACTTTACGCTCATACTGACGTTAAAGCAGAACCTTCAAGTGCAGGCCGCTGCATGAATGGTCACTTCTCTACAAGAAGTTTAAACGACGATGGTTCTTGGAAAAACTTAACTGAGCAAAAAAACTCAAGTTCAGATATATCTTGCACAGCCGGACAAATGCCTAGATTGGTAGGTTTGGCTTATGCATCAAAATTATATAGAGAAAATAAGGAATTAGGTGCTTCTGAGGTTGCTAAGAATTTTTCAATAAATGGAAATGAGGTGGCTTTTGGTACTATTGGTAATGCTTCTTCTGCTGAAGGAATGTTCTTTGAAGCAATCAATGCTGCTGGAGTACTTAACATCCCTATGATCACTTCTATTTGGGACGATGGCTATGGCATTTCCGTTCCGAATGAATACCAAATGACAAAGAACAATGTATCTGATGTCTTAAAGGGTTTTCAAAAAGAAAAAGATACAAATGGCTTAGAAATATTTACCGTAAATGCATGGGACTACCCTGCTTTAGTAAATACATATAGAAAAGCTGTTGAGCTTGCTAGAAAAAACCACACTCCTGCATTAATCCACGTTCAAGAAGTTACTCAACCACAAGGGCATTCTACTTCTGGTTCTCATGAAAGATACAAATCTGCAGAACGTCTTCAGTGGGAAGATGATTTCGATTGTATCAAAAAAATGAAAGAATGGGTAATAAAAGAAGGTTTTGCTACTCAAGAAGAAATAGATAGGATAGACGCTGAATCGCTTGAGAAAGTTAAAGGTGAACGAAAAGCAGCTTGGGATGCTTTTAAATTAAGCATGAAAGTGGATTTTGATGATGCTGTTGAGTTAATGGCTCGTGCTTGTAAATCTGCCCCAGAGAATAACGAAATCCTTCGTTTGTCTAAGCAACTAAAAAAGACGATCAACCCTATTCGTAAAGATGCCATATCTGTAATTAGACATACATTAAGAGAATTAAGGTTCTCTAATGTTCCTGTTAAAAGCGATATGTCGAGTTGGTTAGAAAAAGTTCGAGAAGAAAATTATGAAAGATATAGTAGTTATCTATACAGCGAAAGTGATGAAGCTGCATTAAAGATTACTCCTATTGCGCCTATATACACTCCTAACAGCCCTATGGTAGATGGTCGTGAGATCATGCAATCTAATTTTGATCAGATGTTTGCCAAAGACCAACGTGTTTTTGCTATTGGCGAAGATGTTGGTAAAATTGGTGATGTAAACCAAGGATTTGCTGGACTTCAAGAAAAATATTCGGAATCACGTATTACAGATACGGGTATTCGTGAAACAACTATTTTAGGCCAAGGTATTGGTGCTGCATTACGTGGTTTACGTCCAATTATTGAAATTCAATATTTAGACTATATCTATTATGCATTAACTACCCTTTCTGATGATTTAGCTTGTTTACAATATAGAACTAAAGGTGGTCAGAAGGCACCTGTAATTATACGAACTCGTGGACATAGACTTGAGGGTGTTTGGCACTCAGGTTCTCCTATCGCAGCACTCTTAAACAGTCTTAGAGGAATTAACTTCTTAGTTCCAAGAAACATGACAAGAGCTGCTGGTTTCTATAATACAATGCTAAAATCTGACGAACCTGCATTGATCATTGAATGTCTGAACGGTTACCGTCTTAAAGAAAAAATGCCGGAGAACCTATCAGACGTTTGTACTCCATTAGGTATTCCAGAGGTAATACGTATAGGAACTGATATCACAATTGTTACTTACGGTTCTATGTGTAGAATTGTAATGGAAGCAGCAGAACAATTGGCTAAAGTCGGTATTTCTATGGAAGTAATTGATGTTCAAACATTATTACCTTTCGATATAAATGAAATGATTAAGGAGTCGATTAAAAAGACAAACCGCGTAATTTTTGCAGATGAAGATATGCCAGGTGGTACAACAGGCTACCTTATGCAACAAGTAATTGATAAACAAAAAGCATTCGAATATCTAGATTCTCAACCAGTTTGTATTGCAGCAATGCCTCACCGCCCTGCCTACTCTACAGATGGAGATTATTTCTCTAAACCAAATGCAGATGATGTTTTCGAAACTGCTTATGCAATGATGGCGGAAGTAGATCCAGAAAGCTTCCCAAATTTATTTTAG
- a CDS encoding addiction module antidote protein, whose product MKEEVSKLNISEYLDDDDMIAEYLNMVLEEGDSNDIITALGHISKAIGMSKIAKQTGLSRTSLYKALSEGSKPQFETILKVVRAIGGNLHVNTAS is encoded by the coding sequence ATGAAAGAGGAAGTATCAAAATTAAATATATCAGAATACTTAGATGATGATGACATGATCGCTGAATATCTAAACATGGTTTTAGAGGAGGGTGATTCAAATGATATCATTACAGCTTTAGGTCATATTTCAAAAGCTATTGGTATGTCAAAGATTGCAAAACAGACTGGTTTAAGTAGAACAAGTCTTTATAAAGCACTTTCAGAAGGAAGTAAACCTCAATTTGAAACAATATTAAAGGTTGTAAGAGCTATTGGTGGGAATTTACATGTAAATACTGCATCTTAA
- a CDS encoding type II toxin-antitoxin system RelE/ParE family toxin, translating to MYKLEKTDIFDKWLRKLKDRRAKVKILFRLQLIEEKGHFGDCEPIGKGLSELRIHYGKGYRIYLKKKNDKIVILLSGGDKSTQNKDIDKAIDIWKSLK from the coding sequence ATGTATAAGTTAGAAAAGACGGACATTTTTGATAAATGGTTAAGAAAGCTAAAAGATCGACGAGCAAAGGTGAAAATCTTATTTAGGTTACAATTAATAGAAGAGAAGGGTCATTTTGGAGACTGTGAACCAATCGGTAAAGGTTTAAGTGAGTTGAGAATTCATTACGGGAAAGGGTATCGAATTTACCTTAAAAAGAAGAATGATAAGATTGTTATACTTTTATCTGGAGGTGATAAATCAACTCAAAATAAAGATATTGATAAGGCTATTGATATTTGGAAATCATTAAAATAA